A region of Streptomyces sp. WMMC500 DNA encodes the following proteins:
- the nagA gene encoding N-acetylglucosamine-6-phosphate deacetylase: MRDSPRKGSTVLTGARVVQPAGTVEDARLTVADGRIVSVAPGSDAAERSGAAPEVGAAPRDGGGPAATDLSGHWIVPGFVDVHVHGGGGASFSGGTHEQARTVLDTHRGHGTTTMLASTVTGDLDDLARQAGVLAELAEDGELAGIHFEGPFISPHRCGAHQPGLLRDPAPADVRKLVEAGRGQTRMLTLAPELPGGLDSVRLLADSGVIAAVGHTDSSYDAVREAVEAGATVATHLFNAMPALGHRSPGPIAALLEDERVTVELINDGVHLHPAVLQLAFRSAGAGRVAFITDAMGAAGMGDGRYPLGPMEVDVRDGVARLVDGGSIAGSTLTLDTAFRRAVTGDGMPVADAVEALSATPAKLLGAYDRIGSLEPGKDADLVVLDARFALVGVMRKGAWIVTPGG; the protein is encoded by the coding sequence ATGCGGGATTCGCCGCGGAAGGGCAGCACGGTGCTCACCGGCGCCCGTGTGGTCCAGCCGGCCGGCACCGTGGAGGACGCCAGGCTCACGGTCGCGGACGGCCGGATCGTCTCGGTGGCACCGGGGTCCGACGCGGCAGAGCGGTCCGGCGCGGCGCCGGAGGTCGGCGCCGCGCCGCGGGACGGCGGCGGGCCCGCGGCCACCGACCTGTCCGGGCACTGGATCGTCCCCGGCTTCGTCGACGTCCACGTGCACGGCGGCGGCGGCGCCTCCTTCTCCGGCGGCACCCACGAGCAGGCCCGCACCGTCCTCGACACCCACCGCGGGCACGGCACCACGACCATGCTCGCCTCCACCGTCACCGGCGACCTGGACGACCTCGCCCGGCAGGCCGGCGTCCTCGCGGAGCTGGCCGAGGACGGCGAGCTGGCCGGCATCCACTTCGAGGGCCCGTTCATCTCCCCGCACCGCTGCGGCGCGCACCAGCCCGGGCTGCTGCGCGACCCCGCGCCCGCCGACGTGCGCAAGCTCGTCGAGGCCGGCCGGGGGCAGACGCGGATGCTCACGCTGGCGCCGGAGCTGCCGGGCGGGCTCGACTCCGTACGCCTCCTGGCCGACAGCGGCGTCATCGCCGCCGTCGGCCACACCGACTCCTCCTACGACGCCGTGCGGGAGGCCGTCGAGGCCGGCGCCACCGTCGCCACCCACCTGTTCAACGCCATGCCCGCGCTCGGCCACCGCTCCCCGGGGCCGATCGCCGCGCTGCTGGAGGACGAGCGGGTCACCGTCGAACTGATCAACGACGGCGTGCATCTGCACCCGGCGGTGCTGCAGTTGGCGTTCCGGAGCGCCGGGGCGGGCCGGGTCGCGTTCATCACCGACGCGATGGGCGCCGCCGGCATGGGCGACGGCCGCTACCCGCTCGGCCCGATGGAGGTCGACGTGCGGGACGGCGTGGCCCGGCTGGTCGACGGCGGGTCGATCGCGGGCTCCACGCTGACGCTGGACACCGCGTTCCGCCGGGCGGTCACCGGCGACGGCATGCCGGTCGCGGACGCCGTGGAGGCGCTGTCGGCGACGCCGGCGAAGCTGCTCGGCGCGTACGACCGGATCGGTTCGCTGGAGCCGGGGAAGGACGCGGACCTCGTCGTGCTGGACGCGCGGTTCGCGCTCGTCGGGGTCATGCGCAAGGGTGCGTGGATCGTCACACCCGGGGGCTGA
- a CDS encoding 1-phosphofructokinase family hexose kinase — MFLTVTLNLALDLTYRVPRLRAHESHRITDVTERPGGKGLNVARVLAALGHPVTVTGFAGGPTGAHVRALLAAESGARTDAPRAEAARTAVPVTDALVEVAGTTRRTIAVVDGSTGDTTQLNEAGPEIAAAEWAAFRDVYAALLTDAGAAAGAAAGEIPGEAARAGASPVRAVALCGSLPPGVPVGAYAELVRAAHAAGVPVLLDTSGEPLRRGVAARPDLVKPNAAELAQLTGATEPLRAADDARRRGARAVVASLGAAGLLAVTADGTWRAAPPRHVPGNPTGAGDSAVAGLLSGLAEGLGWPDRLARAVALSAATVAAPVAGEFDTDVYAETLPRIEITSGRGAARDGA, encoded by the coding sequence ATGTTCCTCACCGTCACACTCAACCTCGCACTCGACCTCACGTACCGGGTGCCGCGGCTGCGTGCCCACGAGTCGCACCGGATCACCGACGTCACGGAGCGGCCCGGCGGCAAGGGCCTGAACGTGGCCCGCGTGCTCGCCGCGCTCGGCCACCCCGTGACGGTCACCGGCTTCGCCGGCGGCCCCACGGGCGCGCACGTGCGCGCGCTGCTGGCCGCCGAGTCGGGGGCGCGGACCGACGCACCGCGGGCCGAGGCGGCGCGGACCGCCGTGCCGGTGACCGACGCACTCGTGGAGGTCGCGGGCACCACGCGGCGCACGATCGCCGTCGTCGACGGCAGTACGGGCGACACCACCCAGCTCAACGAGGCGGGACCCGAGATCGCCGCCGCCGAGTGGGCGGCGTTCCGCGACGTGTACGCGGCGCTGCTCACGGACGCCGGTGCAGCCGCCGGTGCAGCCGCCGGTGAAATCCCCGGCGAAGCAGCCCGCGCGGGGGCCTCGCCCGTCCGGGCCGTGGCGCTGTGCGGCAGCCTGCCGCCCGGGGTGCCCGTGGGCGCGTACGCCGAGCTGGTACGGGCCGCGCACGCCGCCGGCGTGCCCGTACTCCTCGACACCAGCGGCGAACCGCTGCGCCGCGGCGTCGCCGCCCGCCCCGACCTCGTCAAGCCCAACGCCGCGGAGCTCGCCCAGCTCACCGGCGCCACCGAGCCGCTGCGCGCCGCCGACGACGCGCGCCGCCGCGGCGCCCGCGCCGTCGTCGCCTCGCTCGGCGCCGCCGGGCTGCTCGCCGTCACCGCCGACGGCACCTGGCGCGCCGCACCGCCGCGGCACGTGCCGGGCAACCCCACCGGCGCCGGCGACTCCGCCGTCGCCGGGCTGCTGTCCGGGCTCGCCGAGGGCCTGGGCTGGCCCGACCGGCTCGCCCGCGCGGTGGCGCTGTCCGCCGCGACCGTCGCCGCACCGGTGGCGGGCGAGTTCGACACCGACGTCTACGCGGAGACGCTGCCGCGCATCGAGATCACGTCGGGCCGCGGTGCGGCCCGGGATGGGGCCTGA
- a CDS encoding class II fructose-bisphosphate aldolase: MSLTTTGELVAAARAAGHGVAAFNVITLEHAEAVAAGAEAAGAPAVLQISENAVRFHGGRLTPLATATAAVARASSAQLSLHLDHVVSADLLRSAYGLGFSSVMFDASKLSYADNVKATAEAVRWAHEHAIWIEAELGKVGGKEADAPLDAHAPGVRTDPDEAVAYVTDTGVDALAVAVGSSHAMTERTAALDHELIGRLRAAVAVPLVLHGSSGVPDAELRQAVAAGMVKINVGTALNTAFTGAVRAHLEANPAVVDPRKYLAPGRDAMAATVRRFLEVVGG; this comes from the coding sequence ATGTCACTCACGACCACCGGAGAACTCGTCGCCGCCGCCCGCGCGGCGGGCCACGGCGTGGCCGCCTTCAACGTCATCACGCTGGAGCACGCCGAGGCCGTCGCCGCCGGCGCGGAGGCCGCGGGCGCGCCCGCCGTGCTGCAGATCTCGGAGAACGCCGTGCGGTTCCACGGCGGCCGGCTCACGCCCCTGGCCACCGCGACGGCGGCCGTGGCGCGGGCCTCGTCCGCGCAGTTGTCGCTGCACCTGGACCACGTCGTCTCCGCCGACCTGCTGCGCTCCGCGTACGGGCTGGGCTTCAGCTCCGTGATGTTCGACGCCTCGAAGCTGTCCTACGCGGACAACGTGAAGGCCACGGCGGAGGCGGTGCGCTGGGCGCACGAGCACGCGATCTGGATCGAGGCGGAGCTGGGGAAGGTCGGCGGCAAGGAGGCCGACGCGCCGCTCGACGCGCACGCGCCCGGAGTGCGTACGGACCCGGACGAGGCGGTGGCGTACGTCACGGACACCGGCGTCGACGCGCTGGCCGTCGCGGTGGGCAGTTCGCACGCGATGACCGAGCGCACGGCGGCGCTGGACCACGAGCTGATCGGCCGGCTGCGGGCGGCGGTCGCGGTGCCGCTGGTGCTGCACGGTTCGTCCGGGGTGCCGGACGCGGAGCTGCGGCAGGCGGTGGCGGCGGGGATGGTGAAGATCAACGTCGGTACGGCGCTGAACACCGCGTTCACCGGCGCCGTCCGCGCTCATCTGGAGGCGAACCCGGCCGTGGTGGACCCGCGCAAGTACCTGGCGCCGGGGCGGGACGCGATGGCGGCGACGGTGCGCCGGTTCCTGGAGGTCGTCGGCGGCTGA
- the cdgB gene encoding diguanylate cyclase CdgB — translation METEAEPYVRLASLRRLHQVLADLNQTRSLADTLQSVADGLVALGYEVSAVNLVRPDGDLVVAAVGGDPTAEAIMAGRVGPREAWERRLHMGVAWGELRYIPHSEGWVLDDDEVPQIHPVVPPPSAPGDWVTGDRLFSPIYDAGRELLGVLSVDKPANGRVPTPWGREALQMYASQAAIAITNARLRANMQRALVRLEREQQALRASEESFRQAFEYAPSGMAVAEMGGDDHGRLIRTNDALCRLLGRQQSSLRRLAFSDLVHREDVGTLMRTFAEGGKAELRLARRDGTYVWVSLRNSVVADAADGPRYLLTHVEDIEERKRHEAQLAHRASHDSLTGLPNAAELRARLTARLCDRPPELYTGAVSHSAAGLPGPRGRAIVGAGAGPVPGEVDSNGHGFGTDGAEEAHWAGPGPYEHHVHAMAPEGGGESAGKGLAVLFCDLDGFKSINDRFGHNTGDAVLIAVAQRLTHAVRDGDTVARLGGDEFVVLADGLTPGGAEDLAVRLRNAIIPPIQVDGRAVSVGASIGTGWAMCGMSTEEILSSADQLMYREKRARSQGRSHRRAG, via the coding sequence ATGGAGACGGAGGCAGAGCCTTACGTAAGGCTGGCAAGCCTGCGTCGGCTGCATCAGGTCCTCGCGGACCTGAACCAGACGCGCAGCCTTGCCGACACGCTCCAGAGCGTCGCGGACGGGCTCGTCGCCCTCGGGTACGAGGTCTCCGCGGTGAACCTCGTCCGGCCCGACGGCGACCTCGTCGTCGCCGCCGTCGGCGGCGATCCCACCGCCGAGGCGATCATGGCCGGCCGGGTCGGCCCGCGCGAGGCGTGGGAGCGCCGGCTCCACATGGGCGTCGCGTGGGGAGAGCTGCGCTACATACCCCACAGCGAGGGCTGGGTCCTCGACGACGACGAGGTGCCGCAGATCCACCCCGTCGTCCCGCCCCCCTCCGCCCCCGGTGACTGGGTCACCGGCGACCGGCTCTTCTCGCCGATCTACGACGCCGGCCGCGAGCTGCTCGGCGTGCTGTCCGTCGACAAGCCGGCCAACGGCCGGGTGCCGACCCCCTGGGGGCGCGAGGCCCTGCAGATGTACGCCTCGCAGGCCGCCATAGCGATCACCAACGCCCGGCTGCGGGCCAACATGCAGCGCGCGCTGGTGCGCCTGGAGCGCGAGCAGCAGGCGCTGCGCGCCAGCGAGGAGAGCTTCCGCCAGGCCTTCGAGTACGCGCCCAGCGGCATGGCCGTCGCCGAGATGGGCGGCGACGACCACGGGCGGCTGATCCGTACGAACGACGCGCTGTGCCGGCTGCTGGGCCGCCAGCAGTCCAGCCTGCGCCGGCTGGCGTTCTCCGACCTCGTCCACCGCGAGGACGTCGGCACCCTGATGCGCACCTTCGCCGAGGGCGGCAAGGCCGAGCTGCGCCTCGCCCGCCGCGACGGCACGTACGTGTGGGTGAGCCTGCGCAACTCGGTCGTGGCCGACGCCGCCGACGGCCCGCGCTACCTCCTCACCCACGTCGAGGACATCGAGGAGCGCAAGCGCCACGAGGCCCAGCTCGCGCACCGCGCCAGCCACGACTCGCTCACCGGCCTGCCCAACGCCGCCGAGCTGCGCGCCCGCCTCACCGCCCGGCTCTGCGACCGGCCGCCGGAGCTGTACACCGGGGCCGTCAGCCACTCCGCCGCCGGGCTGCCCGGCCCGCGCGGGCGCGCCATCGTCGGCGCCGGCGCGGGGCCGGTCCCCGGCGAGGTGGACAGCAACGGGCACGGCTTCGGGACCGACGGCGCCGAGGAGGCGCACTGGGCCGGCCCGGGACCGTACGAGCACCATGTGCACGCGATGGCCCCCGAGGGCGGCGGGGAGTCCGCCGGCAAGGGGCTCGCCGTGCTCTTCTGCGACCTCGACGGCTTCAAGTCCATCAACGACCGCTTCGGGCACAACACCGGCGACGCCGTGCTCATCGCCGTCGCGCAGCGGCTGACCCACGCGGTCCGCGACGGCGACACCGTCGCGCGGCTCGGCGGCGACGAGTTCGTGGTGCTGGCCGACGGCCTGACGCCCGGCGGCGCCGAGGACCTGGCGGTGCGGCTGCGGAACGCGATCATCCCGCCGATCCAGGTCGACGGCCGGGCGGTGAGCGTCGGCGCGAGCATCGGCACCGGGTGGGCGATGTGCGGGATGTCGACCGAGGAGATCCTCAGCTCGGCGGACCAGCTCATGTACCGGGAGAAGCGGGCCCGCTCGCAGGGGCGCTCGCACCGCCGGGCGGGCTAG
- a CDS encoding flavin reductase family protein: MSRLAAGVVLVTAYDPDPGLDGEDVGMTATAFLSVSLEPPLVMVSVRNGSRMDELLTEREEWAASVLSESQRHIAGRFAMKGRVSDRLLFDDIPYTRGEVTGCALVGGALATVECRTEQRVVAGDHTLVIGRVLSAGQPSSDGSPLTYFRGRYRTLS; this comes from the coding sequence ATGAGCCGGCTCGCCGCGGGCGTGGTGCTGGTCACGGCGTACGACCCGGACCCCGGCCTGGACGGCGAGGACGTGGGGATGACGGCGACCGCGTTCCTGTCGGTGTCCCTGGAGCCCCCGCTGGTGATGGTCAGCGTCCGCAACGGCTCGCGCATGGACGAACTGCTGACGGAGCGCGAGGAGTGGGCGGCGTCGGTGCTCTCCGAGAGCCAGCGGCACATCGCCGGGCGGTTCGCGATGAAGGGGCGGGTCAGCGACCGGCTGCTGTTCGACGACATCCCGTACACGCGCGGTGAGGTGACGGGGTGCGCGCTGGTGGGCGGGGCGCTGGCGACGGTGGAGTGCCGGACCGAGCAGCGGGTGGTCGCGGGGGACCACACGCTGGTGATCGGGCGCGTGCTGAGCGCGGGGCAGCCGAGTTCCGACGGGAGTCCGCTGACGTACTTCCGGGGGCGGTACCGGACGCTGAGCTGA
- the arfB gene encoding alternative ribosome rescue aminoacyl-tRNA hydrolase ArfB, producing the protein MSGPYRIRGSVALPEAELQWRFSRSSGPGGQHVNTSDTQAEVRFDLARTRSLPPVWQERALARLADRLVDGHVVVRASEHRSQWRNREAAAVRLAALLAEATAPPPSPRRKRKVPRGVNERRLREKKQRSDVKRGRTGRGWGQ; encoded by the coding sequence ATGTCCGGTCCCTACCGCATCCGCGGCTCGGTCGCCCTGCCGGAGGCCGAGCTGCAGTGGCGTTTCTCCCGGTCCTCGGGGCCCGGCGGTCAGCACGTGAACACGAGCGACACCCAGGCCGAGGTCCGCTTCGACCTCGCGCGGACGCGGTCGCTGCCGCCGGTGTGGCAGGAGCGGGCCCTCGCGCGGCTCGCGGACCGGCTCGTCGACGGGCACGTCGTGGTGCGGGCGAGTGAGCACCGTTCGCAGTGGCGAAACCGCGAGGCGGCGGCCGTGCGGCTGGCCGCGCTGCTCGCGGAGGCCACGGCGCCGCCGCCCTCGCCGCGGCGGAAGCGGAAGGTCCCGCGGGGGGTCAACGAGCGGCGGCTGCGGGAGAAGAAGCAGCGGTCCGACGTCAAGCGCGGCCGCACGGGCCGCGGCTGGGGCCAGTGA
- a CDS encoding TerD family protein, whose protein sequence is MPVSLSKGGNVSLTKEAPGLTAVTVGLGWDVRTTTGVDFDLDASAIAVNAEGRVFSDQHFIFFNNRQSPDQTIVHTGDNVTGEGAGDDEQINVNLAGLPPEIDKIVFPVSIYDAETRSQNFGQVRNAFIRVVNQAGGTEIARYDLTEDAATETAMVFGELYRNGAEWKFRAVGQGYASGLSGIAQDFGVSV, encoded by the coding sequence ATGCCCGTAAGCCTGTCCAAGGGCGGCAACGTATCGCTCACCAAGGAAGCCCCCGGGCTGACCGCCGTCACGGTCGGACTCGGCTGGGACGTCCGCACCACGACGGGGGTGGACTTCGACCTCGACGCGAGCGCCATCGCGGTGAACGCCGAGGGCAGGGTCTTCTCCGACCAGCACTTCATCTTCTTCAACAACCGGCAGTCGCCGGACCAGACGATCGTGCACACCGGTGACAACGTCACCGGTGAGGGCGCCGGCGACGACGAGCAGATCAACGTCAACCTCGCCGGCCTGCCGCCGGAGATCGACAAGATCGTCTTCCCGGTCTCGATCTACGACGCCGAGACCCGCAGCCAGAACTTCGGCCAGGTGCGGAACGCCTTCATCCGCGTCGTGAACCAGGCCGGGGGCACGGAGATCGCCCGCTACGACCTCACCGAGGACGCGGCGACGGAGACCGCGATGGTCTTCGGCGAGCTGTACCGCAACGGCGCGGAGTGGAAGTTCCGCGCGGTCGGCCAGGGCTACGCCTCGGGCCTGTCGGGCATCGCCCAGGACTTCGGCGTCAGCGTCTGA
- a CDS encoding pentapeptide repeat-containing protein has product MTRRKTIKAPRRPAVRLPADLERYGAVEETAAGEGDAVDAGAYRVADLEPDGDYDALEFSGLDLTGADGAGARFMDCALRRCVLDAARLPSARLIDSVLEEVRGAGTDLAGATLRDVELTDTRLGGVQLHGATLERVVLRGGKADFLNLRGARLTDVVFEDCVLAEPDFADARLERVAFPGCAIQRADLSGAHLKDVDLRRATELSLERGIDRLSGAVISPDQLLALAPAFAAQVGVEVRQA; this is encoded by the coding sequence ATGACGAGGCGGAAGACGATCAAGGCGCCGCGCCGCCCGGCGGTGCGGCTGCCGGCGGACCTGGAGCGGTACGGGGCGGTGGAGGAGACCGCCGCCGGGGAGGGCGACGCGGTCGACGCGGGGGCGTACCGGGTGGCGGACCTGGAGCCCGACGGGGACTACGACGCGCTGGAGTTCTCCGGCCTCGACCTGACCGGTGCCGACGGCGCGGGCGCGCGCTTCATGGACTGCGCCCTGCGCCGCTGCGTGCTGGACGCGGCCCGGCTGCCCAGCGCGCGGCTGATCGACTCGGTGCTGGAGGAGGTGCGCGGCGCGGGCACGGACCTGGCGGGGGCGACGCTGCGGGACGTGGAGCTGACGGACACGAGGCTGGGCGGCGTCCAGTTGCACGGGGCGACGCTGGAGCGGGTGGTGCTGCGGGGCGGCAAGGCGGACTTCCTGAACCTGCGCGGGGCCCGGCTGACGGACGTCGTGTTCGAGGACTGCGTCCTGGCGGAGCCGGACTTCGCCGACGCCCGCCTGGAGCGGGTGGCCTTCCCGGGCTGCGCGATCCAGCGCGCGGACCTCTCCGGCGCCCACCTGAAGGACGTGGACCTCCGCCGCGCGACGGAGCTCTCCCTGGAACGCGGCATCGACCGCCTGTCGGGCGCCGTCATCAGCCCGGACCAACTCCTCGCCCTGGCCCCGGCCTTCGCCGCCCAGGTGGGCGTGGAGGTCAGGCAGGCGTGA
- a CDS encoding NAD(P)-binding protein: protein MERISVIGGGLAGLTAAITAAEAGARVTLYEAHGTLGGRARTADAPYRTNEGPHALYYRGPHWAWLNRRDLLGPLAPIPPLDGSRFRFRHDGRLRKVPPAAMLRLVRRREAPVDRDFHSWAAEIAGEAGAQAAARYSAVAIFHHDPGALSAAFVQERLRRTTALPPEAHYPVGGWGSVVDRMAGMAWNMGVRIEVGSRVDELPQDGPVVVATSLPAARTLLGDPSLTWPSGRTVLIDLALRRRRGDAFVVSDLDAPGWLERFSAGDPTLAPAGEQLVQGQVPVAPGESRAAGVARAEELLDLGFPGWRDRTVWRRHALAAGRTGAVDPPGSSWRDRPAVDRGDGVYLAGDQVAAPGVLSEVAFASAIEAVRLALPGRRLDAAAWGAAAEGAA from the coding sequence ATGGAACGGATCTCCGTCATCGGCGGCGGGCTGGCCGGGCTCACCGCCGCCATCACCGCCGCCGAGGCCGGCGCTCGGGTGACGCTGTACGAGGCGCACGGCACCCTCGGGGGGCGGGCCCGTACCGCCGACGCGCCCTACCGCACCAACGAGGGCCCGCACGCGCTCTACTACCGCGGCCCGCACTGGGCCTGGCTCAACCGGCGCGACCTGCTCGGCCCGCTCGCCCCGATCCCGCCGCTGGACGGCTCCCGGTTCCGCTTCCGCCACGACGGCCGGCTGCGGAAGGTGCCGCCGGCCGCGATGCTGCGCCTCGTCCGCCGCCGCGAGGCACCCGTCGACCGCGACTTCCACAGTTGGGCGGCGGAGATCGCCGGCGAGGCCGGCGCCCAGGCCGCCGCCCGCTACAGCGCCGTCGCGATCTTCCACCACGACCCGGGCGCCCTGTCCGCCGCCTTCGTCCAGGAACGGCTGCGCCGCACCACCGCGCTGCCGCCCGAGGCGCACTACCCGGTGGGCGGCTGGGGTTCCGTGGTCGACCGGATGGCGGGCATGGCGTGGAACATGGGCGTACGGATCGAGGTCGGGAGCCGCGTCGACGAGCTGCCGCAGGACGGCCCCGTCGTCGTCGCCACCTCGCTCCCGGCCGCCCGCACGCTCCTCGGCGACCCGTCGCTGACCTGGCCCTCGGGCCGTACGGTCCTGATCGACCTCGCCCTCCGCCGGCGCCGCGGCGACGCCTTCGTCGTCTCCGACCTCGACGCCCCCGGCTGGCTGGAGCGCTTCTCCGCCGGCGACCCGACGCTGGCACCGGCCGGCGAGCAGCTCGTCCAGGGCCAGGTGCCCGTGGCCCCCGGGGAGAGCCGGGCGGCGGGTGTCGCGCGGGCCGAGGAGCTGCTCGACCTGGGCTTCCCGGGCTGGCGGGACCGTACGGTGTGGCGCCGCCACGCGCTGGCCGCGGGCCGCACGGGTGCGGTGGACCCGCCGGGCAGCAGTTGGCGCGACCGGCCCGCGGTGGACCGGGGGGACGGGGTGTACCTGGCGGGGGACCAGGTGGCGGCGCCGGGCGTGCTGAGCGAGGTGGCGTTCGCGAGTGCGATCGAGGCGGTGCGCCTGGCGCTGCCGGGGCGGCGGCTCGACGCGGCGGCGTGGGGGGCGGCGGCGGAGGGGGCGGCGTAG
- a CDS encoding zinc-binding dehydrogenase: protein MHAIRLHAFGPAENLVYEQTDDPVPGPGQVRIAVAAAGVHLLDTFLRAGETRGPMPPADLPTIPGREVAGTVESVGDGVDPDWLGKRVVAHIGLVPGGYAELTVTEAERLHALPDSLDAAEAVAMIGTGRTTMGFLHFAAVTPDDVVVVTAAAGGVGSLLVQYARNLGAYVVGLAGGPEKVAQVRDLGADAAADYTDPAWPGAVRAALGDRRPTVLLDTVGGDAARAAADLLAPGGRHLVLGWSSGTPLEFTEAELAERGITSVNVLGPDWLSRVGGENPLRRMEEAALTEAATGRWQALVQRYPLARAAEAHRALETRGTVGKVVLEP, encoded by the coding sequence ATGCACGCCATTCGACTTCACGCCTTCGGCCCGGCCGAGAACCTCGTCTACGAGCAGACCGACGACCCCGTACCCGGCCCCGGCCAGGTCCGTATCGCCGTCGCCGCCGCGGGGGTGCACCTCCTCGACACCTTCCTGCGGGCCGGCGAGACCCGCGGGCCCATGCCACCCGCCGACCTGCCCACGATCCCCGGCCGCGAGGTCGCCGGCACCGTCGAGTCCGTGGGCGACGGCGTCGACCCGGACTGGCTGGGCAAGCGCGTCGTCGCCCACATCGGGCTCGTCCCCGGCGGCTACGCGGAGCTGACCGTCACCGAGGCGGAGCGGCTGCACGCGCTGCCCGACTCCCTCGACGCCGCGGAGGCCGTCGCGATGATCGGCACCGGGCGGACGACGATGGGGTTCCTGCACTTCGCCGCGGTGACGCCGGACGACGTCGTGGTCGTCACCGCGGCGGCGGGCGGCGTCGGCTCGCTGCTCGTCCAGTACGCCCGCAACCTCGGCGCGTACGTCGTGGGCCTGGCCGGCGGTCCGGAGAAGGTCGCGCAGGTACGGGACCTCGGTGCCGACGCCGCCGCCGACTACACCGACCCGGCCTGGCCCGGCGCCGTACGCGCCGCCCTCGGCGACCGCCGGCCCACGGTGCTCCTCGACACCGTCGGCGGCGACGCCGCCCGCGCGGCGGCCGACCTCCTCGCGCCCGGGGGGCGGCACCTGGTGCTGGGCTGGTCGTCGGGGACGCCGCTGGAGTTCACGGAGGCGGAGCTGGCGGAGCGGGGCATCACGTCGGTCAACGTCCTCGGCCCCGACTGGCTCAGCCGCGTCGGCGGCGAGAACCCCCTGCGGCGCATGGAGGAGGCGGCGCTGACGGAGGCGGCGACGGGCCGCTGGCAGGCGCTGGTGCAGCGCTACCCGCTGGCGCGGGCGGCGGAGGCGCACCGGGCGCTGGAGACGCGGGGCACGGTGGGGAAGGTCGTCCTGGAGCCGTAA
- a CDS encoding PH domain-containing protein, with protein MGVDREGRDPGPAGPRLRPPHHRVDRRAVAWWRTQLLLAAAVPVAVLGVLGALIGPARFWLLVAGAGVAAAGLGAGLGLPRWYYRVHRWEVTDDAVYVRTGYFWVDSRIAPMSRIQTVDTERGPLQRAFGLAAVTVTTASAKGALRIEALDHEEAAELAEQLALATQQTPGDAT; from the coding sequence GTGGGCGTAGATCGAGAGGGCCGGGACCCGGGCCCGGCGGGGCCGCGGCTGCGACCGCCGCACCACCGGGTGGACCGCCGGGCCGTCGCCTGGTGGCGGACGCAACTGCTCCTGGCGGCGGCCGTGCCGGTCGCGGTGCTGGGGGTGCTGGGCGCGCTGATCGGGCCGGCCCGGTTCTGGCTGCTGGTGGCGGGCGCGGGGGTGGCCGCGGCGGGGCTGGGGGCGGGGCTCGGGCTGCCGCGGTGGTACTACCGCGTGCACCGGTGGGAGGTGACGGACGACGCGGTGTACGTCCGTACCGGCTACTTCTGGGTCGACTCCCGGATCGCGCCCATGTCGCGGATCCAGACGGTGGACACCGAACGGGGGCCGTTGCAGCGGGCGTTCGGGCTGGCGGCGGTGACGGTGACGACCGCGTCGGCGAAGGGGGCGCTGCGGATAGAGGCGCTGGACCACGAGGAGGCGGCGGAGCTGGCGGAGCAGTTGGCGCTGGCGACGCAGCAGACCCCGGGGGACGCGACGTGA